One Rhea pennata isolate bPtePen1 chromosome 3, bPtePen1.pri, whole genome shotgun sequence DNA segment encodes these proteins:
- the LOC134138966 gene encoding rho-related GTP-binding protein RhoB, with the protein MAAIRKKLVVVGDGACGKTCLLIVFSKDEFPEVYVPTVFENYVADIEVDGKQVELALWDTAGQEDYDRLRPLSYPDTDVILMCFSVDSPDSLENIPEKWVPEVKHFCPNVPIILVANKKDLRNDEHVRNELARMKQEPVRTEDGRAMAIRIQAYDYLECSAKTKEGVREVFETATRAALQKRYGTQNGCINCCKVL; encoded by the coding sequence ATGGCCGCCATCCGCAAGaagctggtggtggtgggggacGGCGCCTGCGGCAAGACCTGCCTCCTCATCGTCTTCAGCAAGGACGAGTTCCCCGAGGTGTACGTGCCCACTGTCTTCGAGAACTACGTGGCCGACATCGAGGTGGACGGCAAGCAGGTGGAGCTGGCCCTCTGGGACACGGCTGGCCAGGAGGACTATGACCGCCTGCGCCCCCTGTCCTACCCTGACACTGATGTGATCCTCATGTGCTTCTCTGTGGACAGCCCGGACTCTCTGGAGAACATCCCAGAGAAATGGGTGCCTGAAGTCAAGCACTTCTGCCCCAATGTGCCCATCATCCTGGTGGCCAACAAGAAAGACCTGCGCAACGACGAGCACGTGCGCAACGAGCTGGCCCGCATGAAGCAGGAGCCGGTGCGCACCGAGGATGGCCGCGCCATGGCCATTCGCATCCAGGCCTACGACTATCTGGAGTGCTCAGCCAAGACCAAGGAGGGTGTCCGGGAGGTTTTCGAGACTGCCACCCGGGCGGCCTTGCAGAAGCGCTATGGCACCCAGAACGGCTGCATCAACTGCTGCAAAGTCCTATAG